In a genomic window of Chryseobacterium sp. G0162:
- a CDS encoding TonB-dependent receptor plug domain-containing protein, translating to MKIKYISVIFLTASSLSYAQLVKDTLTKESKIDEVAITGSRNKKRTVINTPVPIDVIDIKQVSQATGQVEVNQLLQFSAPSFNSNKQSGSDGADAVDPATLRGLGPDQTLLLLNGKRYHQSSLINLFGTKGRGNTGYDMNTIPIGAIKRVEVLRDGASAQYGSDAIAGVINVILNDRDKGFEGNAFYGMNLFKSPGNNDVVSDHKVDGITFDFSGNLGTKIGNKGGFGNFTAEFINKDYAIRNANPEIYNDPPAPRQRFGDAKAQNVYFFGNIELPLTDGLKFYSRQGFSHRNTKAYAWTRTADDDKNIPSIYPNGFNPIENTSITDFTFDNGLKFKVANWDVDFYNAFGNNRFTYQIDQTLNASLGAKSPTSFNAGGHSLLQNTTGFNAVRQFKVLKGLNIAFGSEFRYEKFNIIKGEETSYAMYDINGNVVTADTSKNLWVEVPGSDPVRYRPGGSQGFPGYSIDLGKSRNNFAAYLDTELDITDKWMISVAGRFENYNDFGSTLNGKFATRYAITPQFAFRGSVSTGFRAPSLAQKYYSQQFTNFQGGELVTIQLASNDSDLANKLGIEQLKQETSVNGSAGFTFNTGKFTATVDGYYISVKNRIVLTGYFPREELPTELQQLYPFIDQVQFFSNAIDTKTKGIDVILSYSENLGSGKLTATLAGNYNDMEITRVNTSEQLKGKEDTYLSPRERAFILASAPKTKVNLNLNYKISKFNVNLQMVRFDKVTLIGYDDSEQVYNPKVTTDISFGYEFSNNLNLTLGSKNIFNRYPTLQSAHVSDGNTEAGGIFDPVQMGFAGRQVFARLNFKF from the coding sequence ATGAAGATAAAATACATTAGCGTCATTTTTCTTACGGCATCTTCACTATCTTATGCTCAGCTGGTAAAAGATACCCTGACAAAAGAATCTAAAATTGATGAAGTAGCTATTACCGGAAGCCGAAACAAAAAAAGAACGGTCATTAATACTCCTGTTCCTATTGATGTTATCGATATCAAACAGGTAAGCCAGGCGACAGGCCAGGTAGAAGTAAACCAACTTTTACAGTTCTCTGCCCCTTCCTTTAATTCTAACAAACAATCCGGATCGGATGGTGCCGACGCAGTAGATCCGGCTACATTAAGAGGGCTCGGCCCGGATCAGACTCTTTTACTCCTTAATGGAAAAAGATACCATCAATCTTCCCTGATTAATCTTTTTGGAACCAAAGGAAGAGGAAATACGGGATACGATATGAATACCATTCCTATCGGAGCAATTAAACGGGTTGAAGTGCTGCGTGACGGGGCTTCAGCTCAATATGGTTCGGATGCGATCGCCGGAGTCATTAATGTTATCCTTAATGATCGGGATAAAGGTTTTGAAGGAAATGCTTTTTATGGAATGAACCTTTTTAAAAGTCCGGGAAATAATGATGTCGTTTCCGATCATAAAGTTGATGGAATTACGTTTGATTTCAGCGGAAACCTGGGAACGAAAATAGGCAACAAGGGAGGTTTTGGTAACTTCACTGCTGAATTTATCAACAAAGACTACGCAATCAGAAATGCTAATCCTGAAATCTACAATGATCCTCCAGCTCCAAGACAACGCTTCGGAGATGCAAAAGCTCAAAATGTATATTTCTTTGGAAATATTGAGCTTCCTTTAACTGATGGGCTAAAGTTCTATTCCCGCCAGGGCTTTTCACACAGGAATACCAAAGCTTATGCATGGACAAGAACAGCGGATGATGATAAAAATATCCCTTCGATATATCCAAATGGATTCAATCCTATTGAAAATACAAGTATTACAGATTTTACCTTTGATAATGGGTTAAAATTCAAAGTTGCCAATTGGGATGTTGACTTTTATAATGCGTTTGGAAATAACAGATTTACTTATCAAATCGACCAAACCCTCAATGCAAGTCTGGGGGCCAAATCCCCCACCAGCTTTAATGCAGGAGGGCATTCGCTTTTACAAAACACAACAGGCTTTAACGCCGTTAGGCAATTTAAAGTTTTGAAAGGTCTGAATATTGCGTTTGGATCTGAATTTAGATATGAAAAATTTAATATTATAAAAGGAGAAGAAACTTCATATGCGATGTATGATATTAATGGAAATGTTGTAACCGCTGACACGTCGAAGAATTTATGGGTAGAAGTGCCGGGTTCTGATCCTGTGCGCTATCGCCCAGGAGGTTCACAAGGATTTCCCGGTTACTCAATTGATTTAGGTAAAAGCAGAAATAATTTTGCTGCCTATCTTGATACGGAACTTGACATAACAGATAAATGGATGATCAGTGTGGCAGGAAGATTTGAGAATTACAATGACTTTGGAAGTACATTAAATGGTAAATTTGCCACCCGCTATGCCATTACCCCGCAGTTTGCTTTTCGAGGATCTGTTTCCACTGGTTTCAGAGCTCCTTCTTTAGCTCAGAAATATTACAGTCAGCAATTTACCAACTTCCAAGGGGGTGAGTTAGTGACAATTCAATTGGCTTCAAATGACAGTGATCTTGCTAATAAACTTGGAATAGAGCAACTCAAGCAAGAAACTTCAGTAAATGGAAGTGCAGGATTTACATTCAATACCGGAAAATTCACAGCAACAGTTGATGGATACTATATCAGTGTAAAAAACAGAATCGTTTTGACAGGCTATTTTCCAAGAGAAGAGCTTCCTACAGAACTTCAACAACTCTATCCTTTTATAGATCAAGTTCAATTTTTTTCCAATGCCATAGATACCAAAACTAAAGGTATCGATGTCATATTAAGCTATAGCGAAAATCTGGGATCAGGAAAATTAACGGCTACTTTAGCAGGAAATTATAATGATATGGAAATCACCAGAGTAAATACTTCTGAACAGCTGAAAGGGAAAGAAGATACTTACCTAAGCCCAAGAGAAAGAGCTTTTATTCTTGCTTCTGCTCCAAAAACAAAAGTTAATTTAAACCTCAACTATAAGATCAGTAAATTCAATGTAAATCTTCAAATGGTAAGATTTGATAAAGTAACACTAATCGGATATGATGATTCAGAACAGGTATACAATCCCAAAGTAACCACTGATATCTCTTTTGGGTATGAATTTTCAAATAATCTCAATCTTACTCTGGGAAGCAAAAACATATTCAACAGGTACCCAACTTTGCAAAGTGCACACGTTAGTGATGGGAATACAGAAGCCGGTGGAATTTTTGATCCGGTACAGATGGGATTCGCCGGAAGGCAGGTTTTTGCCCGACTTAATTTTAAATTTTAA
- a CDS encoding FAD-dependent monooxygenase has product MNKIAVVGAGISGLSMANYLEKYNIDYHIYERRKKEDLAGHGFLIPQEGIEYLTQIIDPALLFKHGSFLKKYIQYSHTGKKLAEKDLNNVFAISRHSLIQLLSENISPEKITYNATVIPSDTEKGKLKHSDGAAIDAEIAIVSDGSRSRIRRNLFKDEKMRQVRENEVVNIIKNQDIAASIENDFMKFHHDQGGLTFGILKLSHDTILWYSQFDNEKYKVNEHTAENLKKYMLELFADWHPLVSSIIQQSNYENVHLWCVYELEELNPFYKDNIVFIGDAAHPLIPFTSQGVTSALKDSYILTKYLVEEHSIREAFRKYEMERKPEIEIHINNGRILLNQFLLPTDQHTDNILPISYK; this is encoded by the coding sequence ATGAACAAAATTGCTGTCGTGGGCGCTGGTATTTCCGGCTTAAGCATGGCGAATTATCTTGAAAAATATAACATTGATTACCATATTTATGAAAGAAGAAAAAAAGAAGATCTGGCAGGTCATGGCTTTCTTATCCCACAGGAAGGCATTGAGTATCTAACCCAGATTATAGATCCTGCTCTTCTTTTTAAACACGGAAGCTTTCTGAAAAAATATATACAATATTCCCATACAGGAAAAAAATTAGCAGAAAAGGACCTCAACAATGTATTTGCCATTTCAAGACATTCACTCATCCAGCTTCTGTCAGAAAACATCTCTCCTGAGAAAATAACATATAATGCCACAGTAATTCCTTCTGATACAGAAAAAGGAAAACTTAAGCATTCTGATGGAGCAGCTATAGATGCTGAAATAGCTATTGTTTCTGACGGTTCCAGAAGCAGAATCAGAAGAAATCTTTTTAAGGATGAAAAAATGAGACAGGTAAGAGAAAATGAGGTGGTTAATATTATTAAAAATCAAGACATCGCAGCTTCTATTGAAAATGATTTCATGAAATTCCATCACGATCAGGGTGGACTTACTTTTGGAATTCTTAAGCTTTCTCATGATACCATTCTTTGGTACTCTCAGTTTGACAATGAAAAATATAAAGTCAATGAACACACGGCAGAGAATCTGAAAAAGTATATGCTTGAACTTTTTGCAGACTGGCATCCTTTAGTATCCTCCATTATACAACAATCTAACTATGAAAATGTACATTTATGGTGCGTCTACGAGCTGGAAGAACTTAATCCTTTCTATAAAGATAACATTGTATTCATCGGAGACGCAGCCCATCCGCTTATCCCTTTTACCAGTCAGGGAGTAACCTCAGCATTGAAAGATTCTTATATACTGACTAAATATTTAGTTGAAGAACACTCTATTAGAGAAGCTTTCCGCAAATATGAAATGGAAAGGAAGCCTGAAATAGAAATCCACATCAATAATGGCAGAATATTATTGAACCAGTTTCTTCTCCCGACAGACCAACACACAGACAATATTTTACCCATATCTTACAAATAA
- a CDS encoding AI-2E family transporter: MNKDNQISSVAIKQMSLLAIILVLAGLVCFNLALFIPSVLGAITIYVVCRKYNFYLQEEKKWKPSLAAFALMFASLIVLILPIYFIADLIIDKLGNAQAYMDKFNVFLDKIHSYIQTKTGFDILSQENMDKLKSFVGKFSTSALSGTFNTLTVIMSMYFILYFMLEKPRLFERILTNSAPLKRSNVSLLGEKLRKLIMANAIGIPVVAIGQGIVSLIGYLIFGAPGAVLLFALTAASSVIPVVGTAIVYVPVCIFMIAEGDTAQGLGLAIYCVVVVGLTDNLLRFTLLKKLENIHPLNTVFGIIMGMNLFGFMGLIFGPILISFTLLLIQVYRNEFADENAPPDLELPNQNEVIN, from the coding sequence ATGAATAAAGACAATCAAATAAGCAGTGTTGCCATAAAGCAGATGTCTTTGCTCGCCATTATTTTGGTGTTGGCAGGTTTAGTCTGCTTTAATCTTGCCTTGTTTATTCCATCAGTTTTAGGGGCTATTACCATTTATGTGGTTTGCAGAAAGTATAATTTCTATCTTCAGGAAGAAAAAAAGTGGAAACCTTCTCTTGCAGCTTTTGCATTAATGTTTGCAAGCCTTATCGTGCTGATCCTGCCTATTTATTTCATTGCAGATCTCATTATTGATAAATTAGGAAATGCACAGGCTTATATGGACAAATTCAATGTATTTTTGGATAAAATACATTCTTATATCCAAACCAAAACAGGTTTTGATATTTTGAGTCAGGAAAATATGGATAAGCTGAAAAGCTTTGTAGGGAAATTTTCTACCTCAGCATTGAGTGGGACATTCAATACCCTGACAGTAATAATGTCCATGTACTTTATCCTGTATTTTATGTTGGAAAAGCCGAGATTGTTTGAGAGAATTCTAACGAATTCGGCGCCTTTAAAACGATCAAACGTTTCATTGCTGGGCGAGAAACTAAGGAAACTCATCATGGCCAATGCAATTGGTATTCCTGTAGTTGCTATTGGGCAGGGAATCGTATCACTTATCGGATATCTGATTTTTGGAGCTCCGGGAGCTGTGTTATTATTTGCTCTGACTGCAGCTTCTTCTGTTATTCCGGTTGTAGGAACGGCTATTGTGTATGTCCCGGTCTGTATATTTATGATTGCAGAAGGCGACACCGCACAAGGGCTTGGTCTTGCAATTTATTGTGTAGTGGTAGTAGGGCTTACAGATAATCTGCTTCGTTTTACACTTTTAAAGAAACTTGAAAATATCCATCCTCTGAATACGGTATTTGGAATTATCATGGGAATGAACCTGTTTGGCTTTATGGGACTTATTTTTGGCCCTATTCTGATCTCATTTACCCTTCTTTTGATACAGGTATACAGAAATGAATTTGCTGATGAGAATGCGCCTCCTGATCTGGAGTTACCCAATCAGAATGAAGTAATAAATTGA
- the uvrB gene encoding excinuclease ABC subunit UvrB — protein MDFKLQSEYKPTGDQPQAIDKLTAGIEIGEKYQTLLGVTGSGKTFTVANLVQNVQRPTLVLAHNKTLAAQLFMEFKEFFPENAVEYFVSYYDYYQPEAYIATTGTYIEKDLSINEEVEKLRLSATASLLSGRRDVLIVASVSCIYGIGNPTEFHKSLISIAIGEKVTRTALLHSLVNALYARTLNEFQRGTFRVKGDVIDVFPAYTDNAIRIQFFGDEIEKIQSFDPVSGNVEDNFDQIQIYPANLFVTSKETLNGAIKDIQDDMVKQVDFFSSIGKPLEAKRLQERTELDLEMIKELGYCSGIENYSRYLDGRLPGTRPFCLIDYFPKDFLMVIDESHVTVPQVHAMYGGDRSRKEALVEYGFRLPAAMDNRPLKFEEFEAIQNQVVYVSATPADYELEKTGGAYIEQIIRPTGLLDPIIEVRPSLNQIDDLMEEIQKRADADERVLVTTLTKKMAEELTKYFTKFGIRTRYIHSDVETLERIQIMQDLRLGLFDVLIGVNLLREGLDLPEVSLVAILDADKEGMLRSRRSMIQTVGRAARNINGKAIMYADKITKSMQATLDETEYRRAKQMKYNEDNGMVPKALNKKISENLVGRSKDFPDEKYTQKEILQKVAEVKATYASDEVEKIIEQKQKEMEAAAKNLDFIKAAKLRDEIAALKA, from the coding sequence ATGGATTTCAAGCTTCAATCAGAATACAAACCCACCGGGGATCAGCCCCAAGCCATTGATAAATTAACTGCAGGAATAGAGATTGGTGAAAAGTACCAGACTCTTCTTGGGGTAACAGGATCCGGGAAAACCTTTACGGTTGCTAATCTTGTTCAAAATGTTCAACGTCCCACCCTCGTTCTTGCTCATAATAAAACCCTGGCAGCACAGCTTTTCATGGAGTTTAAAGAATTCTTTCCTGAAAATGCAGTGGAGTACTTTGTCAGTTACTATGACTACTATCAGCCGGAAGCTTATATTGCCACAACCGGAACTTATATTGAAAAAGACCTGAGTATCAATGAAGAAGTTGAAAAATTACGTCTTTCTGCTACAGCAAGCCTTCTTTCGGGGAGAAGAGATGTTCTTATCGTAGCTTCCGTTTCATGCATTTACGGTATTGGGAACCCAACGGAATTTCATAAATCTTTAATTTCCATTGCTATTGGTGAAAAAGTTACGAGAACAGCACTCCTGCATTCTTTAGTGAATGCATTATATGCCAGAACATTAAATGAATTTCAAAGAGGAACGTTTCGTGTAAAAGGAGATGTCATAGATGTTTTCCCTGCTTATACAGATAATGCGATCAGAATCCAGTTTTTTGGGGATGAAATTGAAAAAATTCAAAGCTTTGATCCTGTTAGCGGAAATGTAGAGGATAATTTTGACCAAATTCAGATCTATCCGGCGAACCTTTTTGTTACATCAAAAGAAACACTAAATGGAGCGATCAAAGATATTCAGGATGACATGGTAAAACAGGTAGATTTCTTCAGCTCTATAGGAAAACCATTAGAAGCCAAAAGACTTCAGGAAAGAACAGAACTGGATCTGGAAATGATCAAGGAGCTTGGATATTGTTCAGGGATAGAAAACTATTCCCGATATCTTGACGGCAGACTTCCGGGAACAAGACCTTTCTGCCTGATTGATTATTTCCCTAAGGATTTCTTAATGGTTATTGATGAAAGCCATGTAACAGTTCCACAGGTTCATGCAATGTATGGTGGTGACCGAAGCAGAAAAGAAGCATTAGTAGAATATGGATTCAGGCTTCCTGCAGCGATGGATAACAGGCCTTTAAAGTTTGAAGAATTTGAAGCCATTCAGAATCAGGTAGTCTATGTTTCTGCAACTCCAGCGGATTATGAACTGGAAAAAACAGGAGGGGCTTATATTGAACAGATTATCCGCCCTACCGGACTTCTTGATCCTATTATTGAAGTAAGACCAAGCTTGAATCAGATTGATGATTTAATGGAAGAAATACAGAAAAGAGCTGATGCTGATGAAAGAGTTCTGGTGACCACTTTAACCAAAAAAATGGCGGAAGAGCTCACCAAATACTTCACCAAATTCGGGATCAGGACAAGATATATTCATTCCGATGTTGAAACGCTGGAACGTATCCAGATTATGCAGGACTTACGGTTAGGGCTTTTTGATGTTTTGATTGGGGTCAACTTATTAAGAGAAGGTTTGGATTTACCGGAAGTTTCATTAGTTGCTATTTTAGATGCTGATAAGGAAGGAATGCTGAGAAGCAGAAGATCCATGATTCAGACCGTGGGACGTGCTGCGAGAAATATCAACGGAAAAGCCATTATGTATGCTGATAAGATCACCAAATCTATGCAGGCAACATTGGATGAAACCGAATACCGCCGTGCAAAACAGATGAAGTACAATGAAGATAACGGCATGGTACCCAAAGCACTGAATAAAAAAATATCTGAGAATCTTGTGGGTAGAAGCAAAGATTTTCCAGATGAAAAATATACCCAAAAAGAAATCCTTCAAAAGGTTGCTGAAGTTAAAGCTACTTATGCCAGTGATGAAGTTGAAAAGATTATTGAACAGAAGCAAAAAGAAATGGAAGCGGCAGCTAAAAATCTCGATTTTATTAAAGCGGCTAAGCTGAGAGATGAAATTGCAGCTTTAAAGGCTTAG
- a CDS encoding DUF3820 family protein — translation MNPEILKEICVFKMPFGKYEGTVLIDLPISYLEWFNKNGMPKGKLGMQLSTVYEIKLNGLMDLLAPIRASVRNGL, via the coding sequence ATAAATCCGGAAATATTAAAAGAAATCTGTGTTTTTAAAATGCCATTTGGCAAATATGAAGGAACAGTCTTGATTGATCTTCCGATAAGTTATCTGGAATGGTTCAATAAAAATGGAATGCCTAAAGGTAAATTGGGCATGCAGTTGTCAACTGTTTATGAAATTAAATTAAATGGTTTGATGGATCTGTTAGCTCCGATCAGAGCTTCCGTAAGAAACGGATTATAA
- a CDS encoding PQQ-dependent sugar dehydrogenase, producing the protein MKINQFYIPMLSLFLTLSSCKKNNAHAQQTGNEGSVETEKPNSEYQPAFKGQTRIKAVKTNTAYNVEILNKDLGKPWGIINLPDGRFLITDKRGSMNVVSKDGKQVSKIEGFPKVDSKGQGGMLDVALDPDFKANSTIYFSFSEPFGKGNLTSVAKGKLSEDFKSISDVKVIFRAEPSYDGDKHYGSRLVFDKDGNLFVSTGERSDKETRVYAQKTDNYLGKIIKITKDGLPAPGNPFIGKQGYKPEIYAYGVRNPQGLAIDPNGNLWDVEMGPRGGDEINLIQPGKNYGWGDVTYGIEYSGAKVGKGITQKEGTEQPVYYWDPVISPSGVTFYTGNIEEWKGNLFIGCLSGEHINRIVMKDNKVVGEERLLADQSERFRDVLDGMDGNLYAVTDSGKLYRISKK; encoded by the coding sequence ATGAAAATCAATCAATTTTATATTCCAATGCTTAGTCTTTTTCTGACTTTATCTTCGTGTAAAAAGAATAATGCACATGCCCAACAAACCGGAAATGAAGGGAGCGTAGAGACAGAAAAACCCAATTCTGAATATCAGCCTGCATTTAAAGGACAAACACGGATAAAGGCCGTAAAAACAAATACCGCTTACAATGTGGAGATATTGAATAAAGACCTTGGGAAGCCATGGGGAATTATTAATTTACCGGATGGAAGGTTCCTCATCACAGATAAACGAGGATCTATGAATGTTGTATCAAAAGATGGAAAACAGGTCTCCAAGATAGAAGGCTTTCCAAAGGTAGACTCTAAAGGACAAGGGGGAATGCTTGATGTAGCATTGGATCCTGATTTTAAAGCCAATTCTACTATTTATTTTAGTTTTTCAGAGCCATTTGGAAAAGGAAACCTTACCTCTGTAGCGAAAGGAAAATTATCAGAGGATTTTAAATCAATTTCAGATGTAAAAGTGATTTTCCGCGCAGAACCTTCTTATGATGGAGATAAACACTATGGAAGCAGGCTTGTTTTTGATAAAGATGGAAATTTATTTGTTAGTACAGGAGAAAGATCTGATAAAGAAACAAGAGTCTATGCTCAGAAAACAGATAATTATTTAGGAAAGATCATTAAGATCACCAAAGACGGATTGCCAGCTCCAGGAAATCCATTTATAGGAAAACAAGGATATAAACCTGAAATTTATGCTTATGGAGTCCGTAATCCTCAAGGTTTAGCTATTGACCCAAACGGAAACCTTTGGGATGTGGAAATGGGACCAAGAGGAGGTGATGAAATTAATCTTATTCAGCCAGGAAAAAATTATGGATGGGGAGATGTAACCTATGGGATTGAATATTCCGGGGCTAAAGTAGGAAAGGGTATTACCCAGAAAGAAGGTACTGAACAACCTGTTTATTATTGGGATCCGGTAATTTCTCCAAGCGGAGTTACTTTCTATACCGGAAATATAGAAGAATGGAAAGGAAACCTTTTCATTGGATGCCTGAGTGGTGAGCATATTAACAGGATTGTGATGAAAGATAATAAAGTGGTAGGAGAGGAACGCCTTCTTGCAGACCAAAGTGAACGATTCAGAGATGTACTGGACGGAATGGATGGAAACCTCTACGCCGTCACAGATAGTGGAAAGCTTTATAGAATTTCAAAGAAATAA
- a CDS encoding tryptophanase, translating into MNLPYAEPFRIKMVEEIHQSTRAEREQWLKEANYNLFNLKSSHVYIDLLTDSGTGAMSDKQWAALMTGDESYAGSRSFEQLQNTVEKITGFKYLLPTHQGRAAENVLFSVLVKEGDVVPGNSHFDTTKGHIEFRKAHAIDCTIDEAFDINDLHPFKGNINLEKLEEVYKSNPKENIPFCLITITCNSSGGQPVSLENMKAVKALSDQYGIPVFFDSARFAENAYFIKKREQGQENRSIKEICKEIFSYGEGMTMSSKKDGLVNIGGFIALNNEEIFRKASNFTIIYEGFITYGGMAGRDMAALAVGLNEATEFAYLESRISQVEYLGNKLIEYGIPVQKPIGGHAVFIDSLNFLPNVSREEYPAQTLGLEIYKEAGIRTVEIGTLLADRDPETRQNRYPKLELVRLAIPRRTYTNNHMDYIAAAIKNVYERREEVAKGYKITWEPEILRHFTVQLEKA; encoded by the coding sequence ATGAATTTACCGTACGCGGAACCTTTCCGCATTAAAATGGTGGAAGAAATCCACCAATCTACAAGAGCTGAAAGAGAACAATGGCTTAAAGAAGCAAATTACAATCTCTTCAACCTAAAATCTTCACATGTTTATATCGATCTTTTAACAGATTCCGGAACCGGAGCAATGTCTGACAAACAATGGGCTGCATTGATGACTGGAGATGAAAGCTATGCAGGGTCCCGTTCTTTTGAGCAGCTGCAGAATACTGTTGAAAAAATTACCGGATTCAAATACTTATTACCTACCCACCAGGGAAGAGCTGCTGAAAATGTACTATTCTCCGTTTTGGTGAAAGAAGGTGATGTAGTTCCCGGAAATTCTCATTTCGATACGACAAAAGGACATATTGAGTTCAGAAAAGCACATGCCATCGACTGTACGATTGATGAAGCTTTTGATATCAATGACCTTCATCCTTTTAAAGGAAATATCAACCTTGAAAAACTTGAAGAAGTTTATAAAAGCAATCCTAAGGAAAATATACCTTTCTGTCTGATTACAATTACCTGTAATTCTTCCGGAGGGCAGCCTGTCTCTCTGGAAAATATGAAAGCAGTAAAAGCTCTTTCCGACCAATACGGTATTCCGGTATTCTTTGATTCCGCAAGATTTGCAGAGAATGCGTACTTCATTAAGAAAAGAGAGCAAGGGCAGGAAAACAGAAGCATCAAAGAGATCTGTAAAGAAATTTTCTCTTATGGTGAAGGAATGACAATGAGTTCTAAAAAAGACGGGCTCGTAAATATTGGAGGTTTTATCGCTTTAAATAACGAAGAAATCTTCAGAAAAGCATCAAATTTCACCATCATCTATGAAGGGTTCATTACTTATGGAGGAATGGCTGGAAGAGACATGGCAGCTTTGGCGGTAGGTCTTAATGAGGCTACAGAGTTTGCTTATCTCGAAAGCAGAATTTCTCAGGTTGAATATCTTGGAAACAAACTTATTGAGTACGGAATTCCGGTTCAGAAACCCATCGGAGGACATGCTGTTTTCATTGATTCTTTAAATTTCCTTCCTAATGTTTCCCGTGAGGAATATCCGGCCCAGACTTTAGGTCTTGAGATCTATAAAGAAGCTGGAATCAGAACTGTAGAAATTGGAACTTTATTGGCAGACAGAGATCCTGAAACGAGGCAAAACCGTTACCCAAAACTGGAATTGGTACGTCTTGCGATCCCTAGAAGAACCTATACCAACAATCATATGGACTATATTGCTGCCGCAATAAAGAACGTATATGAAAGACGTGAAGAAGTCGCGAAAGGGTATAAAATTACATGGGAGCCTGAAATATTAAGACATTTTACTGTGCAGCTTGAAAAAGCATAA
- a CDS encoding pyridoxal phosphate-dependent aminotransferase, giving the protein MFTNNDINFEALKRKAYNGRWATLEEGIIPLTAADPDFRTAPEIEQGIIDYIKDGYLSYGPFSGLPEFKKSVAYHFNQEKHGNFTSENVLAVNSAAQGMFLIAKYVLQPGDEAIILDPVDFLFKKSVETAGGIVRLCPVNTQTGEIDFEKLVSLINPHTQLISICNPHNPLGKVYSKEVLKKVSEIASAHDLWVMSDEIWSDIIYDNRDFHTYSSVSEEAKRKSFTVYGFSKSFGIAGLRIGAVLCNDQEVLEDFTEKSNFNSTIEGVSTLSQIAGSVALEKAKPWYKEFLNHLEQNRNLAFQLLNGSGLVTPNLPEATFVLFPKIENGMSSDQFAQHVLQHGKVAIVPGSERWFGKGAEGHIRICFSTSKEILEEGINRIITSF; this is encoded by the coding sequence ATGTTCACCAATAACGATATCAATTTTGAAGCTTTAAAAAGAAAAGCCTATAACGGAAGATGGGCCACCCTGGAAGAAGGAATTATCCCTTTAACAGCTGCTGATCCGGATTTTAGAACGGCTCCTGAAATAGAACAGGGAATCATTGATTATATAAAGGACGGCTATCTGAGCTATGGCCCGTTTTCCGGACTTCCTGAATTTAAGAAAAGTGTGGCCTATCATTTTAATCAGGAAAAGCATGGTAACTTTACTTCTGAGAATGTACTTGCTGTTAATAGCGCTGCACAGGGAATGTTCCTGATCGCTAAATATGTTTTACAACCTGGTGATGAAGCCATCATTCTGGATCCTGTAGATTTTTTATTTAAAAAATCTGTAGAAACGGCTGGTGGAATCGTAAGGCTGTGCCCGGTAAATACCCAAACCGGTGAAATTGATTTTGAGAAACTGGTTTCTTTAATTAATCCTCATACTCAACTGATAAGCATCTGTAATCCGCACAATCCACTTGGCAAGGTATATTCCAAGGAAGTATTAAAGAAGGTTTCAGAGATTGCTTCAGCTCATGATTTATGGGTAATGAGTGATGAAATATGGAGTGATATTATTTATGATAACAGGGATTTTCACACCTACTCATCTGTTTCTGAAGAAGCCAAAAGAAAAAGTTTTACTGTATATGGATTCTCAAAGTCATTTGGAATTGCAGGATTGAGAATTGGAGCTGTTCTATGTAATGATCAGGAAGTTCTTGAAGATTTTACAGAAAAATCCAATTTCAACTCTACGATAGAAGGTGTTTCTACTCTATCACAGATTGCAGGAAGTGTGGCATTGGAAAAGGCCAAACCTTGGTATAAAGAGTTTTTAAACCACTTGGAACAAAATAGAAATCTGGCTTTCCAGCTTCTGAATGGATCAGGACTTGTAACCCCTAATCTTCCCGAAGCTACTTTTGTATTATTTCCGAAGATTGAAAATGGAATGTCCAGCGATCAGTTTGCACAACATGTTTTACAACATGGAAAAGTAGCCATTGTTCCCGGTTCGGAAAGATGGTTTGGAAAAGGAGCTGAAGGGCACATCAGAATATGCTTTTCTACTTCCAAAGAAATTCTGGAAGAAGGTATTAACAGAATCATTACCAGCTTTTAA